DNA sequence from the Candidatus Zixiibacteriota bacterium genome:
AGTTTTGTGAAAGCGTAAATGACTCCGGCAGAATTGTGCCGTCGTCATCATCCGCAGAAGTCGGAACCATATACTTGTCGTATGCATCGTCATATTTTAGCATCAAGTCCGCTTCGGACGAAGCCCAGATTATAACGGCGACAAGCTCCACAGACTCACCACCTGCGATAGTAACAGGCGGCATCGACATGAAGTGACCGTAGTCGGCCAGCTTCGTGGGCAGTTCAGATATCTCTCCCGACCAGACTGCATCGGCCTTCTCAGCATCCGAGAGTCCTGATTTCGACGCAAGAGGATTGCTGAAATACTCGAACGAGTGCATCGCTCCGCCTATCATCCCAATCCCGACATACTTTCCGAGCTCGGAATTGAAGTAGTACATCAGGTTACGAGAAGGATCAAGGCCGAGCAATTCGAGACCGGAGAAGTCTACGTCGGCAGCTATGCCGGCGCATATTGACTTGCTCGCAAAGGGATCGGTCAAGCTGATTGTATACCGTACGAATGCTGTCGACTCAAGACCAACGTCACTGAACATCGAAACCCGTTGTTCTACATGCAAACCTATCGGGGCCTCGGCAAGATCATCGATGCACGATCCGATCACTTCTGCGTCTCCCCATCTTGTGACGGGATTGACCAGCAAACCGGTCTCAACCTCAGCGACGAAATCATTGTCCGAGATTCGGCCGCTGGTATTTCTGACGGCGTCGCTGACATTTCCCTCATCATCGGAGATGATAAGAGCAAACTCCGTCAGATAGTCGATGCTGTCGATTGAGAAGCCAGCCTCTCCCTTATCTATCATGGACCCTGCGCCGAGGCCGACCGCGCCATAGTTGCAGCTTCCAACAGAAAGCTGACCGTTGTTGATAGAACCGGAAGCCGCGAATTTGCTCTGAGCGATCACGACATCGAAATACGCGTTGTTCAGGAACTCTCCGTTTTCATCAAAGAAATCGATTCTGAAAGTGATGACGGTTCCGGGTGTCACGTACTGATCTGCCTGCACCACGAATGGCTGCGATTGGTTGGCTGATTTGTTTCCAGCGAAGAGAGATCCATAGTACGCTGAGTCGGAAAGAATGGTGACACCGGATTCGTATGTCTGCAAAACTCCCCACAGACCGCCGACATCGTAATTACCTATCAGGACATCAACAGAAAGCTGAACCACTTCAAATGGTTCGATTATGCCGTTTGCGTCGCCCGGAAGTTGATAGCCTTGATACATGATAGCTGCGTGAGTCGGCGCAGGCATATAGTTGATTGCGTTCTCAATATCTATCAGACCCATACCGCTGGCGTTATCTTCACCGGGTTCGTCAATGTCGAGAGCCGAGATGAGAAGCGCGTGCTTAATCTGCTCGACCGTTGCATCCGGATTGTACTGCCGCAACAATGCCACAGCACCTGCCACATGCGGAGCGGCCATCGAAGTACCTGACATGTATTTCGTTGTGCCGCCTGGCTTGAGAGACTTTATGTTCACGCCGGGTGCCACAACTTCAGGTTTGATTATCGTCGAATCGC
Encoded proteins:
- a CDS encoding S8 family serine peptidase, which produces MRLRSGTFKLLAIIGLLCCGSLIPSAVLSASLSSGLQRSLADNASESISALVFFEPDVESSVALKSATVPVTNFGDRYKMVRRSVVSSSKTALDRFSNELSRSSASIEIKKSYWIANAILVEATPRDLALLAEFESVELIVEDAMLELVDPIDVAESPTVIGGAEENLLAIKADKLWAMGYTGAGRLVMSFDTGVDGSHPGLASRWRGITAGDPASAWLDPFNSEFPDDNSGHGTHVMGLMAGVFEGDTVGVAPDAEWACAAVVDRGSGFTQTISDILSAFEWAADPDGNPETTDDLPDAICHSWGIPKGIFAACDNTFWQAIDNLEQLGIVNVFACGNEGPTEGTIRNPADRASSPLSSFSVGAVNHAVDGYPVANFSSRGPANCDSTIIKPEVVAPGVNIKSLKPGGTTKYMSGTSMAAPHVAGAVALLRQYNPDATVEQIKHALLISALDIDEPGEDNASGMGLIDIENAINYMPAPTHAAIMYQGYQLPGDANGIIEPFEVVQLSVDVLIGNYDVGGLWGVLQTYESGVTILSDSAYYGSLFAGNKSANQSQPFVVQADQYVTPGTVITFRIDFFDENGEFLNNAYFDVVIAQSKFAASGSINNGQLSVGSCNYGAVGLGAGSMIDKGEAGFSIDSIDYLTEFALIISDDEGNVSDAVRNTSGRISDNDFVAEVETGLLVNPVTRWGDAEVIGSCIDDLAEAPIGLHVEQRVSMFSDVGLESTAFVRYTISLTDPFASKSICAGIAADVDFSGLELLGLDPSRNLMYYFNSELGKYVGIGMIGGAMHSFEYFSNPLASKSGLSDAEKADAVWSGEISELPTKLADYGHFMSMPPVTIAGGESVELVAVIIWASSEADLMLKYDDAYDKYMVPTSADDDDGTILPESFTLSQNYPNPFNPATTICFSVARSQDVTLSVYNILGQKVRTLVEGETAIGTHEVLWNGSDDSG